In Capsicum annuum cultivar UCD-10X-F1 chromosome 7, UCD10Xv1.1, whole genome shotgun sequence, one genomic interval encodes:
- the LOC107855252 gene encoding mitochondrial ubiquitin ligase activator of nfkb 1 produces the protein MDGEDRPRTMWRSLKQRLGFSGLPCCGSTWNLRVSDVPTREEEEAQQIQAQEEEPMIMAHQGTMNLASALAAERRFQSVNATAQLKTLMRLFEETDGRDEKKNLKWYIKEESRGGIDDMCCVCMERNKGAAFIPCGHTYCRVCSTELFMNRGLCPLCNCSITQILNIF, from the coding sequence ATGGATGGTGAAGATAGACCGAGGACGATGTGGAGAAGCTTGAAGCAACGGCTAGGATTCAGCGGACTACCATGTTGTGGGTCCACTTGGAATCTAAGAGTATCAGACGTGCCGACGAGAGAAGAAGAAGAGGCCCAACAAATACAGGCCCAGGAAGAAGAGCCCATGATTATGGCCCATCAAGGAACCATGAACCTCGCTTCAGCATTGGCAGCGGAGCGTCGATTTCAGAGCGTGAATGCCACGGCGCAATTGAAGACGTTGATGAGATTGTTCGAGGAAACGGACGGTAGAGATGAGAAGAAGAATCTGAAATGGTATATCAAAGAAGAATCAAGAGGTGGAATTGATGACATGTGCTGCGTATGCATGGAAAGGAATAAGGGCGCCGCCTTTATCCCCTGTGGACATACCTATTGTAGAGTTTGTTCTACAGAGCTGTTCATGAATAGAGGATTGTGCCCTCTTTGTAATTGTTCCATTACTCAAATTCTCAATATTTTCTAA